DNA from Synechococcus sp. CBW1108:
AAGAGTCGGCAGGGTGGATAAGTTGCCAGGCTGGCCAGGGCACAGGAGCTACGCATTGCCCCATGTGGGCAGGGCGCAGCTAGCTGGCTGTTGTCAACTTGGTGCAACCATTGTCGGCAAGAAGCCAGCCCAGCCACGATCCGCGTAACAAACAGTCACCGCTAGCGTCGCTCCTGAGGCGTCCATCAAAAGCCCCCGCCTGCAGAGGCGAGGGCTGGGTCAGCGCTGGGTCGGTGCCCTTGGCGCTGGAGAGTTTCTCGTGTGGCGGGTTTGTCCAGTGTGGCCGTTTTTTCAGCCGGGAGCCTTTGCCGCTTTGGAAACTGTTTTCTTGCGCGCATGTAGGCCAGATGCCGAGGCTGCATCCAGGTCGCCACCATTGACGGCCACTCCGGTGATCTTGCCGCCCATGCGCTGCACCATGCGCATGGTTTCGTTCATGCGGGTGTAGGGCACATTCATGACCATGTCCGCCGTGCGGGAATAGTCATTGTTGGCCAGGGAGGTGACGGTGAGTGTGACCTGTCTGCCGTTGTTGAAGCTGGTGCCTCGGGTGCCTGCTGAAAGCTTCATAGATGAGGGATGGTTAGGGGATTGCCATGACGTACTGGTTGCCCAGGTCTGCCCGTAAAACGCCCTTACTCAGGAACAATCTATCGTTTGTCTGTGGCGGTTAACAAACCTTCATTTTTGCGATAATTTGGTTTATCGCCTGACTCACAGGTAAGCAGCGTTGGCGAGAGTCACGGGCGTGGGGCCGAGGGAGAAAGGCGGAGCTGGTTGCCAGCTGGCTGGGCTGGGGCAGCCGGCTGGGGGCTAGGGCAGCGGGGGGGGAAATCTCAACCCAAAGCTGCAATCGGGATCCTATGGGTCTGTTTTGTCAGGATCCCAAGGTTTTCGGAATCGTTACAAACCATGGGGCCTGGGGGCTGGGCCCGAGCTTCCCCCTTGGCGCCTGGCGGTGGCGCCGATACCATCCGGCCATCCCACCGCCAATCAGCATGGCTGTTGAGCTGTCGGTCACAGATTGCACCCAGCGGCTGGCCGGTCAGTTGCGGGCCCTCTCCGAGGTCACCGAAACCCTGACCGTCAGGTTGCTCGAGCTGGAGGAGCGGCTCCTGGCCCAGGAATCGAAGCTGGAGCCCCTGATGGCAGAAGACACCGAGTTCAGGATGGCGGATACGGAAGATCGCCTTTCCCGATTGGAGGGTTTGCTGAGCGGCGGCTCGCTCCCGGGAGGCTCTCCCATGGGCACAGATCGGTTTCGAGCGGTTCGCGAGCTACGGCCCGGGCTGGCTGTAGAAGAGATCCAGCAGGAAAGCTTCCTGGAGGTTGGGTCCCAAGAGGACGGGTTCCTACAGGACGACTTCCAGGAGCAGCCTTTCCTCGATGAGCTGAGTGCCTGAACTGAGCGCCTGAGCTGAGTGCCTGAACTCAGCGACTGAGCTCAGCTTCAGCGGCCCAGTTGGTTTGCCCAGCTGGATGGGAGCTCATTGCTGTAGTCGTCGGTGCGGGCGAATTCAAATGGACCCGCCAGGGACCCCCAGAGATGTTCATGGGTTTGGGGGTCGTGGCCTCGGTCAATGGTGCGCATGCCTGTGGGATTGAGTTCCAGCCGGCTGACCAGATAGGAGGTGGCGCCTTTGCGTTCCACCAGGCAGCGGCAGCCTGGCTCCACTTCGCCAATGAAACCTTCGCCCTCTTCTTGCACCAGATAGGCGCAGCCCTGCAGCTGCCGCAGGTCGGAGGCCTGAATTTGACTGCGGCGTTCGGGATCGTCGACCGCGCCCCAGAAGCGCTGGTCGTCTATCAGGGCCTGGTTGTGAATGATCAATTGGCCGGCC
Protein-coding regions in this window:
- a CDS encoding phycobilisome linker polypeptide, which codes for MKLSAGTRGTSFNNGRQVTLTVTSLANNDYSRTADMVMNVPYTRMNETMRMVQRMGGKITGVAVNGGDLDAASASGLHARKKTVSKAAKAPG
- a CDS encoding chromophore lyase CpcT/CpeT, encoding MESSLERLVRMLSGGFSNQDQAFENPPLYAHILVKFRPLPQLEPGSLLLEQSYAINPAAPYRIRVLRAERQAGQLIIHNQALIDDQRFWGAVDDPERRSQIQASDLRQLQGCAYLVQEEGEGFIGEVEPGCRCLVERKGATSYLVSRLELNPTGMRTIDRGHDPQTHEHLWGSLAGPFEFARTDDYSNELPSSWANQLGR